One part of the Triplophysa dalaica isolate WHDGS20190420 chromosome 25, ASM1584641v1, whole genome shotgun sequence genome encodes these proteins:
- the LOC130415449 gene encoding zinc-alpha-2-glycoprotein-like isoform X3, whose protein sequence is MGLNIVLCSLVLLGTVVQIQAETHSLYYMYTALSKPVHLPGIYEFNAMGLLDDRQIDYYNNKDQKKIPKQSWMKERMPADYWEKGTQSRKSKEQWFNVNVNILMERMRHNKSDLHVLQWRHGCEINDNGDKVMFSKGIDQYSYDGDDFLSFDDKVSQWVAPVDAAVTTKVKWDNVPILNQYTKGYLEKECVDWLNKFREYGQEELRKSSPPEVYVFARRCQSNKNKLKLTCLATGFYPKDVEVFIRKYRTSLTENEMESSGVRPNHDGTYQLRKSVLIMENENADYDCFVTLRGLKHPEIKVWDGKCKDCIEGGFLAIGVGIGVVVTLLFVAAGIGLYVYRRRSANNTQNSTAQYNGHRSAAAPNNNGAKPGENGALLPNKSANDDTVILLPIAAPNNNAPKPGENGALLSDKSGDGASSDCDSGKGYSSQSENSSKSSQENINERV, encoded by the exons AGACACATTCCCTGTACTACATGTACACAGCTTTGTCCAAACCAGTGCATCTGCCGGGCATCTATGAATTCAATGCTATGGGTTTACTGGATGACCGACAGATtgattattacaataacaaggATCAGAAAAAGATTCCTAAACAGTCGTGGATGAAAGAGAGAATGCCAGCGGATTACTGGGAAAAAGGCACCCAATCCAGAAAGAGCAAAGAGCAGTGGTTTAATGTGAATGTCAACATTCTGATGGAGCGGATGAGACACAATAAGTCAG aTCTTCATGTTCTTCAGTGGAGACACGGCTGTGAAATTAATGATAACGGAGATAAAGTGATGTTTTCAAAAGGCATCGATCAGTACAGCTATGATGGCGACGACTTCCTTTCTTTTGACGATAAGGTTTCACAGTGGGTTGCTCCAGTTGATGCCGCTGTCACCACCAAAGTGAAATGGGATAATGTGCCCATCCTGAACCAGTACACCAAGGGCTACCTGGAGAAAGAGTGTGTGGACTGGCTCAATAAATTCAGAGAATATGGACAAGAGGAACTCAGAAAAAGCT CTCCACCAGAGGTTTATGTGTTTGCAAGAAGGTGCCAGAGTAACAAAAACAAGCTGAAGCTCACCTGTCTGGCCACTGGCTTCTACCCCAAAGATGTGGAAGTGTTTATTAGGAAGTATCGCACATCCCTGACTGAAAATGAAATGGAATCCTCAGGAGTCAGACCAAACCATGATGGAACGTACCAGCTGCGAAAGAGTGTGTTGATCATGGAGAATGAAAATGCGGATTATGATTGCTTTGTTACTCTCAGAGGCCTTAAACATCCAGAAATCAAAGTATGGG ATGGAAAATGTAAAGACTGCATTGAAGGGGGTTTTCTGGCTATTGGTGTGGGGATCGGAGTTGTGGTCACATTACTTTTTGTTGCGGCAGGCATAGGCTTATATGTTTACAGGAGAAGATCAG CAAACAAcacacagaacagcacagcTCAATATAATGGTCATCGCTCGGCTGCAGccccaaacaacaatggagctAAACCTGGAGAGAATGGAGCTTTGTTGCCTAATAAATCTG cAAACGACGACACAGTTATCCTACTGCCTATTGCTGCTCCAAACAACAATGCACCTAAACCTGGAGAGAATGGAGCTTTGCTGTCGGACAAGTCTG GTGATGGAGCCAGTTCAGATTGTGACTCTG GAAAAGGGTACTCGAGCCAATCAGAGAACAGTTCGAAAAGCTCCCAGGAAAATATCAATGAACGTG tgtga